A single genomic interval of Cucumis sativus cultivar 9930 chromosome 7, Cucumber_9930_V3, whole genome shotgun sequence harbors:
- the LOC101217113 gene encoding uncharacterized protein At4g26450 isoform X1, translating to MHPRQRNTGNGFRSGSMGVGLASSRISPEGSVRGHGGYGNDYRNFNHPSGFGRGQGYPKSYQSSQSLPPPRRGGGSVDIFMEAGRLAAEYLVSQGLLPSSVLSGKWQGGSLRRDSSEFQELGPLREEGRTSTAPPPHSGYVGPDSGSGRRHPNDEYSSTPSRNHLRGRRRSTSFRSTGSDWIGQDYSRSNNCNDRGRASPDTEAYDDTDNLYAYGNQQQTGEEVGTELQDLKSSKLEQKGDTPEDSGPELVKYPLPDDAGSKANNSAVGKDPPSEPKLAKDSDDLSNVDLGSEEVKHSTNINETEKHCVAEKLSGQNEAGDGDSLVKQETDLLAFCRFTKFPTKTRSALAYKVSKADPITTVSEHPSVINTNRDSETSIDCSPSSCALSGAVSAKKLDVENLNSKRSKPEAVEKAGTMEELCPRYSEKAGSLTSQSFQHGPFWNESKEESCQSPAGVGRSDLMFEERGQKRSLDESDVGEGNKKPREWIPLMTSKEDESFDLLKFDKTKVSSEESKPACDNEVVVAADCVNSVDGFHFIKGGGEQCVDYAQEKQLFPNSFKICDLNLMEASDIHDNHENNPLLIFPSISETKREIAPVDIDLSISNATEFGQNSVVAGGKEIEIIDLEDDSTAEVDKTFHNAERKSETVFNGLDGFPNNAQNSGDMPDVQDGYGLMISELLGAEFSNCASVQGDINSIHNEMPLSNGEGTLADDDLIYMSLGEIPLSMPEF from the exons ATGCATCCCCGTCAACGTAATACGGGAAATGGGTTTAGGTCTGGTTCCATGGGAGTGGGATTAGCTTCTTCTCGAATCTCTCCCGAGGGATCGGTTAGGGGCCATGGAGGATACGGGAATGATTATCGAAACTTCAATCATCCCAGTGGCTTTGGGCGTGGTCAGGGATACCCCAAATCATATCAATCATCACAGTCACTGCCTCCTCCGCGAAGAGGTGGAGGTTCTGTTGACATTTTTATGGAAGCAGGTCGTCTTGCAGCTGAATACCTAGTTTCTCAAGGTTTGCTCCCATCTAGTGTTTTGTCTGGTAAATGGCAAGGAGGAAGTTTGAGAAGGGACTCTTCTGAATTTCAGGAATTGGGTCCACTTCGTGAAGAAGGACGAACATCTACTGCTCCACCTCCTCATTCAGGATATGTTGGACCTGACTCTGGGTCAGGTAGGAGGCATCCAAATGATGAGTATAGTTCAACTCCATCACGAAATCATTTGAGAGGACGAAGAAGATCCACATCTTTCCGAAGTACTGGTTCTGATTGGATTGGTCAGGATTATAGTAGGAGCAATAATTGTAATGATAGAGGTAGAGCTTCTCCAGATACAGAGGCTTATGATGACACTGATAATCTTTATGCTTATGGTAATCAACAGCAAACTGGTGAAGAGGTTGGCACTGAATTGCAAGATCTTAAATCTTCAAAGTTAGAACAAAAAGGTGACACGCCTGAGGATTCAGGACCTGAACTGGTTAAGTACCCTTTGCCAGATGATGCAGGCTCAAAGGCAAATAATTCTGCTGTTGGGAAAGATCCTCCATCTGAGCCAAAACTGGCTAAAGATTCTGATGATTTAAGTAACGTAGATTTGGGGTCTGAGGAGGTGAAGCATAGTACCAATATCAATGAAACTGAGAAACACTGTGTGGCTGAGAAACTATCTGGCCAGAATGAAGCTGGTGATGGTGATTCCTTGGTGAAGCAAGAGACCGATCTACTAGCATTCTGCAGATTTACGAAGTTCCCCACCAAAACTCGCTCTGCATTGGCATACAAGGTTTCTAAGGCAGATCCTATTACAACTGTGTCAGAACATCCTTCTGTTATCAACACTAACAGAGATTCTGAAACTTCAATTGACTGTAGCCCTTCCAGTTGTGCATTATCTGGTGCTGTATCAGCTAAGAAACTTGATGTCGAGAATCTAAATTCCAAAAGATCTAAACCCGAAGCTGTTGAAAAAGCTGGAACAATGGAGGAGCTATGTCCTAGATACAGTGAGAAGGCTGGCTCTTTGACATCTCAATCTTTCCAGCATGGACCATTTTGGAACGAGAGCAAGGAAGAATCTTGCCAAAGTCCTGCCGGAGTTGGAAGGAGTGATTTGATGTTTGAAGAAAGGGGTCAAAAACGATCTTTGGATGAGAGTGATGTAGGGGAGGGGAACAAAAAACCAAGAGAATGGATACCGTTGATGACTTCTAAGGAAGATGAATCCTTTGACCTTCTGAAGTTTGATAAAACGAAAGTTAGTTCTGAGGAAAGCAAGCCAGCGTGTGATAATGAAGTTGTTGTAGCTGCTGACTGTGTGAACTCAGTGGATggttttcatttcattaaagGCGGGGGTGAGCAATGTGTTGATTATGCACAAGAAAAACAGCTTTTTCCAAATTCATTTAAGATCTGTGACCTTAATCTTATGGAGGCTTCTGATATACATGATAATCACGAAAATAATCCTCTTCTCATCTTCCCATCTATTTctgaaacaaaaagagaaatagcACCTGTTGATATTGACTTGTCTATAAGCAATGCTACTGAATTTGGCCAAAATAGTGTGGTGGCTGGCGGTAAAGAGATTGAAATTATTGATTTGGAAGATGACTCCACTGCGGAAGTTGACAAGACCTTCCATAATGCTGAGAGAAA GAGCGAGACTGTTTTTAATGGATTGGATGGCTTTCCTAACAACGCACAAAATAGTGGAGATATGCCTGATGTTCAAGATGGCTATGGACTTATGATTTCAGAGTTGCTTGGAGCAGAATTCTCCAACTGTGCTTCTGTACAAGGAGACATTAATTCAATACACAATGAAATGCCTCTTTCCAATGGAGAA GGAACTCTGGCGGATGATGATCTAATTTACATGTCCCTGGGGGAAATTCCATTGAGTATGCcagaattttaa
- the LOC101217113 gene encoding uncharacterized protein At4g26450 isoform X2 has product MHPRQRNTGNGFRSGSMGVGLASSRISPEGSVRGHGGYGNDYRNFNHPSGFGRGQGYPKSYQSSQSLPPPRRGGGSVDIFMEAGRLAAEYLVSQGLLPSSVLSGKWQGGSLRRDSSEFQELGPLREEGRTSTAPPPHSGYVGPDSGSGRRHPNDEYSSTPSRNHLRGRRRSTSFRSTGSDWIGQDYSRSNNCNDRGRASPDTEAYDDTDNLYAYGNQQQTGEEVGTELQDLKSSKLEQKGDTPEDSGPELVKYPLPDDAGSKANNSAVGKDPPSEPKLAKDSDDLSNVDLGSEEVKHSTNINETEKHCVAEKLSGQNEAGDGDSLVKQETDLLAFCRFTKFPTKTRSALAYKVSKADPITTVSEHPSVINTNRDSETSIDCSPSSCALSGAVSAKKLDVENLNSKRSKPEAVEKAGTMEELCPRYSEKAGSLTSQSFQHGPFWNESKEESCQSPAGVGRSDLMFEERGQKRSLDESDVGEGNKKPREWIPLMTSKEDESFDLLKFDKTKVSSEESKPACDNEVVVAADCVNSVDGFHFIKGGGEQCVDYAQEKQLFPNSFKICDLNLMEASDIHDNHENNPLLIFPSISETKREIAPVDIDLSISNATEFGQNSVVAGGKEIEIIDLEDDSTAEVDKTFHNAERKSETVFNGLDGFPNNAQNSGDMPDVQDGYGLMISELLGAEFSNCASVQGDINSIHNEMPLSNGEVLPCSYPTSSFIEDSSF; this is encoded by the exons ATGCATCCCCGTCAACGTAATACGGGAAATGGGTTTAGGTCTGGTTCCATGGGAGTGGGATTAGCTTCTTCTCGAATCTCTCCCGAGGGATCGGTTAGGGGCCATGGAGGATACGGGAATGATTATCGAAACTTCAATCATCCCAGTGGCTTTGGGCGTGGTCAGGGATACCCCAAATCATATCAATCATCACAGTCACTGCCTCCTCCGCGAAGAGGTGGAGGTTCTGTTGACATTTTTATGGAAGCAGGTCGTCTTGCAGCTGAATACCTAGTTTCTCAAGGTTTGCTCCCATCTAGTGTTTTGTCTGGTAAATGGCAAGGAGGAAGTTTGAGAAGGGACTCTTCTGAATTTCAGGAATTGGGTCCACTTCGTGAAGAAGGACGAACATCTACTGCTCCACCTCCTCATTCAGGATATGTTGGACCTGACTCTGGGTCAGGTAGGAGGCATCCAAATGATGAGTATAGTTCAACTCCATCACGAAATCATTTGAGAGGACGAAGAAGATCCACATCTTTCCGAAGTACTGGTTCTGATTGGATTGGTCAGGATTATAGTAGGAGCAATAATTGTAATGATAGAGGTAGAGCTTCTCCAGATACAGAGGCTTATGATGACACTGATAATCTTTATGCTTATGGTAATCAACAGCAAACTGGTGAAGAGGTTGGCACTGAATTGCAAGATCTTAAATCTTCAAAGTTAGAACAAAAAGGTGACACGCCTGAGGATTCAGGACCTGAACTGGTTAAGTACCCTTTGCCAGATGATGCAGGCTCAAAGGCAAATAATTCTGCTGTTGGGAAAGATCCTCCATCTGAGCCAAAACTGGCTAAAGATTCTGATGATTTAAGTAACGTAGATTTGGGGTCTGAGGAGGTGAAGCATAGTACCAATATCAATGAAACTGAGAAACACTGTGTGGCTGAGAAACTATCTGGCCAGAATGAAGCTGGTGATGGTGATTCCTTGGTGAAGCAAGAGACCGATCTACTAGCATTCTGCAGATTTACGAAGTTCCCCACCAAAACTCGCTCTGCATTGGCATACAAGGTTTCTAAGGCAGATCCTATTACAACTGTGTCAGAACATCCTTCTGTTATCAACACTAACAGAGATTCTGAAACTTCAATTGACTGTAGCCCTTCCAGTTGTGCATTATCTGGTGCTGTATCAGCTAAGAAACTTGATGTCGAGAATCTAAATTCCAAAAGATCTAAACCCGAAGCTGTTGAAAAAGCTGGAACAATGGAGGAGCTATGTCCTAGATACAGTGAGAAGGCTGGCTCTTTGACATCTCAATCTTTCCAGCATGGACCATTTTGGAACGAGAGCAAGGAAGAATCTTGCCAAAGTCCTGCCGGAGTTGGAAGGAGTGATTTGATGTTTGAAGAAAGGGGTCAAAAACGATCTTTGGATGAGAGTGATGTAGGGGAGGGGAACAAAAAACCAAGAGAATGGATACCGTTGATGACTTCTAAGGAAGATGAATCCTTTGACCTTCTGAAGTTTGATAAAACGAAAGTTAGTTCTGAGGAAAGCAAGCCAGCGTGTGATAATGAAGTTGTTGTAGCTGCTGACTGTGTGAACTCAGTGGATggttttcatttcattaaagGCGGGGGTGAGCAATGTGTTGATTATGCACAAGAAAAACAGCTTTTTCCAAATTCATTTAAGATCTGTGACCTTAATCTTATGGAGGCTTCTGATATACATGATAATCACGAAAATAATCCTCTTCTCATCTTCCCATCTATTTctgaaacaaaaagagaaatagcACCTGTTGATATTGACTTGTCTATAAGCAATGCTACTGAATTTGGCCAAAATAGTGTGGTGGCTGGCGGTAAAGAGATTGAAATTATTGATTTGGAAGATGACTCCACTGCGGAAGTTGACAAGACCTTCCATAATGCTGAGAGAAA GAGCGAGACTGTTTTTAATGGATTGGATGGCTTTCCTAACAACGCACAAAATAGTGGAGATATGCCTGATGTTCAAGATGGCTATGGACTTATGATTTCAGAGTTGCTTGGAGCAGAATTCTCCAACTGTGCTTCTGTACAAGGAGACATTAATTCAATACACAATGAAATGCCTCTTTCCAATGGAGAAGTACTTCCTTGCTCATATCCAACTTCGTCATTTATTGaagattcttctttttga
- the LOC116405277 gene encoding GPI-anchored protein LLG1-like, translating to MVSNCNWCFCTFCMLLLQLFEVSSTHSAFKSDEIFESHASTMGRRLLQIKKACPISFEFLNYTIITSKCKGPQYSPKLCCSALTQLVCPYVDALNDMTTDCASTIFSYINIYGKYPPGLFSSICREGAEGLACPPCPPPSHSKSASLLKRSSPSIVNASGLLLLLLSLV from the exons ATGGTTTCTAATTGTAATTGGTGCTTCTGCACTTTCTGTATGCTTCTTCTTCAGTTGTTTGAAGTTTCATCTACACATTCAGCCTTCAAATCAg atGAAATTTTTGAATCTCATGCTTCAACAATGGGAAGGAGGCTCCTCCAAATTAAGAaag CATGCCCTATTAGCTTTGAATTTTTGAACTACACAATCATCACAAGCAAATGCAAAGGGCCTCAATATTCTCCAAAGCTGTGTTGTTCAGCTCTAACACAACTTGTTTGCCCTTATGTTGATGCTTTAAATGACATGACAACTGATTGTGCTTCAACCATCTTTAGCTACATTAACATCTATGGAAAGTATCCACCTGGCCTTTTCTCGAGCATATGTCGCGAAGGAGCCGAGGGTCTTGCCTGCCCTCCATGCCCACCTCCTTCCCACTCCAAGTCAGCTTCACTCTTAAAACGTTCCTCTCCTTCAATCGTCAATGCCTCTGGACTTCTACTTCTGCTTTTGTCGCTTGTGTGA
- the LOC101217351 gene encoding GPI-anchored protein LLG1: MLSHRSFFNLTMLLLFFLSLLFTFSSSAFISGHAFESNPSIGRNLLQAKKACPVNFEFLNYTIITSKCKGPRYPPKFCCSALKEFACPYVEDLNDLTNDCASTMFSYINLYGKYPPGLFSSECKEGKEGLECPALPPSTSADLSWGSKTSLPSYSLILLTGFVLLVRLL; the protein is encoded by the exons ATGCTCTCCCACCGTTCCTTCTTCAACTTAACAAtgcttcttctcttcttcctctcactgcttttcactttttcttcctctGCTTTCATTTCAG GACATGCCTTTGAATCCAACCCTTCAATCGGTCGGAACCTCCTACAGGCTAAAAAAG CTTGTCCAGTGAACTTTGAATTCTTGAACTACACAATCATCACAAGCAAGTGCAAGGGGCCTCGATACCCTCCCAAGTTCTGTTGTTCAGCTTTGAAAGAATTTGCTTGCCCTTATGTCGAAGATCTCAATGATTTAACAAATGATTGTGCTTCGACCATGTTCAGTTACATTAACTTGTATGGAAAATACCCTCCTGGTCTCTTCTCTAGCGAGTGCAAGGAGGGGAAGGAAGGTCTAGAGTGCCCTGCACTCCCACCCTCCACTTCAGCTGATCTAAGTTGGGGCTCGAAAACAAGCTTACCATCGTATTCACTGATTCTCTTGACTGGATTCGTACTGCTTGTACGGCTATTATGA